GCCGGTGGTTTCGGCCACAGTGGTCGCTAGAGCACCATCAGATAAGTAGCGATAACCAAATCGGCGAGAGCGCCTGAAAAGAGCACCTCAACACCGTCGAATGAAACGCCGTTAAAACGTGAGATCGAGCGTTTAACGAATGACCAACGCATTGGGTGGGCTGGCCACGCCTTGGCGAAGGTTCAACGGTGCCGAGGTGAAGAACCCCTCATAGGTGCCGGTAGCCGCGCAATCATCTGCTAGTGCATCCAGCTCGAAAAGTTCACCAATGGGAATGCCCAGAAGCGGCAGAATCCGCTGGTGAATGAACAGCTCCACGCTGGCACCTGGTCGGCCGCGAATGGCAGCAATTTCATCGGCACTATGTAGGGCACCCGGAGGCCACACCTCAAGTGAAGGGTTGTCGGCTGCCACCGCCGCCACGTGCAGATCCCACAGCATCTGAGCGGTGCTTTCGTCGGGGTGAAGCCCCGGGTTGGTATGAGATGGGCCCATAGCTTGGCGCTCGTCTTGGCTAAGTTGGCGGTACCACCCCAACCAACCGGTACGGATTAATAAAACATCACCTACCTGCGGCTGGGTGCCTTGGCTCTCTAGTGTGGCCAACACCTCTTCGGCGGTAATGGGGTCAGCTTTGGTGTGATCAATTGGGCGGCCCTGAGCGTCACGCCATAGGGCGACATCGGCCAGAATGGCACGTCCAGCCAAGCCTCGTTCCGCCCATGCGTCTATACCGTGAAAGCCTTCCGCGGCACCGCTGTACCAGCCATGGAGTGGATGGCGGATATGGCGAAAGCCATCCCACTGCGACGAGCCCTGCGTATTCCACCCGTGCAGCACGTCATCGTGGCTCGGGCCATCATCACCACCAGTCACCTCGTGGGTAAAGGGTTGACGATTAAAAAGCGGCGGATCGGGCGTGGCCATATCGGCGTTAAGGGCGAAAACTCTGCCCAGCTTTATGAGCTCGGCCGCGGCCGTGGCGCGCTCGGGGGTTAGCAGGTTCAGACAGCCGAACCGGTCGCCTTCACCCCACATTCCCCACGATGAGCCTTGGGGCGCACCATCGACTACCGGAAGCTCAGTGTAGGAAGGCAATATGCTTCGGTCAGAAGCGACCGGCCCCACCTCATCTTGCCAGCTCATTGGTTGTGCCCCCTTAAAGTCGTTGTAGCGATAGGTTTGACTCTACGCTAGGAAACATGAGCGTGCCGTCGGACACCAGCGATGAAGTTCGTTTGGCCATTCCCGCGCATCACGAATACGGGCGGATTGCACGCATTGCTACGGCAACCTTGGCCCTACGTTTAGGGTTTTCCTACCGCGAAGTTCAAGATTTGCGCTTGGCTGTCGATGAGACACTTATTCTGCTGCTCGGCCAAGACGAACCATGGCCCGCGGTAGAAGCCAAGAAGAACACAGACGCGGGCCGGGTCGAGATTCGATTTGTGGTGACACATCACAAAATTCAGATTCGATTGGCCGCCGATTTCGCCACTCATATGACTGCGGAATCCAAAGAACGGTATGCCATGTTTATGGCCGATTTGGTCGACGAGTGGTACCTGAGTGACGACGAACGGTCATTAAGGCTGCATAAAGTACACGACGCTAGCGGGGTCGATTAGCGTTTGAGCGTGAGCAACATGCACGTTCCCCCGAGGCCCAAAAAACTACCCAGTGAACGCCTGTTTCATGGCGATAAATTTATTGACGATTACGCCTGGCTGCGCGATAAAGCAAATAGCGAAGTAATTGAGCATCTGCAGGCCGAAAACTCATACACCGCCGACATGATGGCTCACACGGTCGAGCTGCAAAACAAGCTCTTTCAGGAGATAAAAGGTCGAGTTTTAGAAACCGACCTTTCGGTACCACTGCGTTTTGGGCCCTGGTGGTACTTCGGCCGAACCACCGAAGGTGAACAATATCGACTCCACTGCCGGGTCCCAGCCGAAGGCGGCATGCTGCGAATCTCCGATGTGCCTCCCAAGATAGAAGCTGGGGTACGAGCGCTTGATGAAGAGATACTGCTAGATGAAAACCTACTAGCGGGAGATTCGGAATACTTCGCGTTGGGGGCCTTCGAGCTGAGTATCGATCATCGCTTCTTGGCTTATGCCACTGACCATGATGGATCGGAGCGCTACACGCTACGGGTGCGTGATTTGGCAACCGGTGTCGATTTGGATGACGTTATTCCTGAGGTCACCTACGGAGTTGCCTGGTCGGACGCGGCTGATTACCTCTTCTATGTGAAAGCTGACGAGGCCGAACGGCCCTATCAACTTTGGCGTCACCGCATAGGCACCGGAAGCGATGTTGACGAATGTGTCTACACCGAAGAAGACGAGCATTTTTTCTTGTCTATAGAGCGGTCTAAAGATGATTGCTATTTAGTGATGCACCTCGGATCTAAGACCACCGATGAAGTCTGGATTCTGCCTGCTGACGATCCCACGGCTTCATTCGAGGTGGTTCAGCCTCGCGAGGCCGGTGTTGAGTATTCGGTGGAACATCAAGGCGATCGGTTCCTCATTTTGACCAATGCCGACGGTGCCGAAAACTTCAAGCTCATGACGACACCGGATGATGAACCCGGACGACGTTTTTGGAGCGAACTTATTCCACACGATCCTGAGGTGAAGCTCACGGCGCTAGAGCCTTTCTCTCATCACCTGGTTCTGCATGAACGACGTGACGGCCTGTCGGCACTTCGGGTGCTTGGTTTAGATAACGGTGCCGATTACTACCTTGAACAACCAGAACAAGTGAGCACTGTTTATGCTGGTGGCAACGCCGAATACGACACTTCCGTGTTGCGTTACGGCTACACGTCGTTGGTCACGCCTTCATCCATTTTCGATGTCGACTTGGGTAGCGGCCAACGAGAATTGCGTAAACAACAGCCAGTTTTGGGTAATTACAACGCCGCTGACTACGTGACGCAACGGTTGTGGGCGTTGGCTGATGATGGCACCGAAATACCAATATCGGTGGTAGCTCGCGCCGATCGCGACTTGAGCGAGGCTGGGCCGGTTCTGCTCTATGGCTACGGCTCGTATGAAATACCCATCGACCCCAGCTTTTCTTCGGCTCGGCTGAGCTTATTAGACCGGGGTTTCGTCTTTGCTATTGCCCATATTCGCGGCGGCGGTGAAATGGGTCGTCGCTGGTATTTGGAAGGTAAAGAACTAAACAAGCGCAACACCTTCACCGATTTTGTGGCTTGTGCAAAGCACTTGATCAACCTGGGCATGACCGACCCCGCGCATCTCGCCATTAGAGGAGGGTCAGCTGGTGGGCTGTTAATGGGTGCCGTTTTGAATCTGGCCCCAGAGCTTTTTGGTGCGGTTGTGGCAGAAGTTCCATTTGTGGATGCGTTAAACACCATTTTGGATCCGTCGTTACCTCTAACGGTCACCGAATGGGAGGAGTGGGGCAACCCATTGGCGGATGCGGAGGTGTATGAATATATGAAGAGCTATTCGCCGTATGAGAATGTGGTGGATTCTCGTCTGCCAGCAGTTTTAGTAACGGCGGGGCTTAATGACCCTCGGGTTTCTTATTGGGAACCAGCAAAGTGGGTGGCCAAGCTGCGTGAACACAACCAGGGTAGCGGCCGAATCTTGTTGAAAACCGAGATGGGGGCGGGTCACCAAGGCCCATCAGGTCGTTATGATGCCTGGCGAGACGAAGCGCTGGTGTTCGCGTTTCTGATCGACACGGTTGGCACACCGGAAATTGCGAGCACCACCTAAAACTTTTTGCTTGATGACTTTTCTTCCCTACCTACCGGTAGGTAGGCTAGCTAAATGGAAGATTCAGCCCTCTTGGCCGAACTCGCTCATGTGGCCGAAGCCAATCTTGAGCGCCACATCACCGCATCTAAGCCGTGGTATCCCCACACCTTGGTGCCGTGGAGTCGCGGGCGTGATTTTGAGGCTGATTATGAATGGCACCCTGAAGAAGCCATGGTGCCAGCACCGGTGCGTGCAGCCATGTACGTGAACTTGCTGACCGAAGACAACCTGCCCTATTACTTCCGTGACATTCACCGTATGTATGGATATGGCGATGGGGCGTGGGCGGAATGGACCCGACGCTGGACAGCCGAAGAAGGACGTCACGCCATGGTGATCCGTGACTACCTGACCGTAACGCGATCCATTGACCCGGTGTGGCTCGAAGAAGGTCGTATGGCGCAAGTGCAAAGTGGCCAAGTGCCCGAGCCGCCTACCGCGAAACACGGCTTTGCGTATCTGTCTCTACAAGAATTAGCCACCCGAATTGCGCATCGCAACACCGGAAAAATGATCGACGATCGAGCTGGATACGAAGTAATGGCTCGAGTAGCTAGCGATGAAAATCACCATTTTCTGTTTTATCGCGACATGGCCAAAGCGGCACTAGAAGTTGACCCTAATGGCATGATGGCAGCCATTGCCGATGAGGTGTCCGGCTTTGCCATGCCAGGTACGGGCATTCCTAACTTTTCCGAGCATTCAAAGGCCATTGCGCAAGCCGAAATCTACGATTTAGTTCAGCATTATGAACAGATTTTGGTGCCGGTGGTGCTGCGTCATTGGGATATCGAAAACTTGACCGGGTTGGATGCGACTGGTGAAGAAGCGCGCGCCAAAGCAATCAAGTACATCTCGAAAGTTGAACGAGCAGCTAAGCGGCTAAAAAGTCGTAGGGCCGAAAAAGTCGCCCAAGTTGAAAGCTTGATGTAAGATACAGCTACAAATTATATGGCGAAAAGAATTTGTACGGATTAGACGCGTATCGTAGTACGATCTACTAAGACGCCGGACCCGCCACCGGCGCGCCAAAGCAGGCCATTTGGCCGCTTGGCGGTGTGAGGCCCCTACCCACCAGGGGCCTCACATGTTTTTGGCATTATAAGCTCGCCCCAAGCCGCTTGGGCAAGAGCGGTCGCTTAGGCAGGAGCGCTTTGGGCACCGCGCACCAATTCACCCGGTAGGGCGCCGGTGTGTTCACCATTGTGGAAAGTTTCCACACCTTTGAGAAACGTGTGTAGGTAGCCTGTCGAGCGCTGTAACATCCGCCGACCCCCAGCGGGTAGATCATGCACCACACGGGGGCGGCGCACGCCCAGGTTTTCAAAATCAATGATATTAATGTCGGCTCGGTATCCCGGGGCGAGAACCCCTCGGTCTAACAAGCCCACGGTGGCCGCGGTATCACGACATTGCCTTTGAATCAGGTACGGCAGCTCGAATCGACCCTCCGGCCGGTCACGGCCCCACCAACTAAGCAGAGTGGTAGGGAAACTACCGTCGCAAATGGTGCCAACATGGGCACCACCGTCACCCAAGCCTGGTACAGCGTGTGGGTGTGCCAACATTTCACGAACTGCATCTAGGTTGCCCCAGGCATAGTTCAGAAACGTTACGTAGAACATGGCTTTGCCCCTACCGGCTGCCAACAAATCGTAGGCGTAAGCGGCGGGGTCAACACCAGCTGCTTTGGCCCGCGCCCCAATTGAGTGGTTAGGGCCGGGTTCGTAGTTGGGTGGGTCGCCTAGTTCGTACATCCGCTCAAAACGACCTATCAACTGCCCACCGATACGGGCCTTGGCGGCCTCAACGTCTTCGTGAGCCAACACCGCGCTGCGGAACTCTTCCGATTTCATGAGTTCCGCCACCTGGGCAGCTGATTTACCAGCGGCGCGCTCCATGAATATGGGGTTGGTTAAGAACGGATGCAGCGTGTTGTCCAAGCCCAAAACCAAACCCACCGGTCGGGGTGCAACTTGGGCACGCATGGGCAAACCAAGATCATTTGACTCACTGATGAACGCCAGTGTTTCACGGAATCGTTCGGGGTCATTAGGTGCCTGAACAACCGTCATAGACAAGGGTCGACCACTGGCTTCGACCATGGCGCGCAACATTGGAAACTCGTCGGGTTCACGAGGAAAGTCGCTCACCAGTTGTAGAACGCCGCGGCCAGTCTGTCCAATGGCTCTGGCTATGCCCACTAGTTCGTCTTCGCCTGCGGTCAAAGTTGGGGTGAGATCGCCACTGGCGCTTTTATGGTTGAGCGTTCTTGAGGTGGAGAAGCCTAAAGCCCCGGCCATGATGCCTTCGGCGGCTAGGCGTGCCATTTCGCGAATGTCGTCTGCGGTGGCCGCTTCCCTCGCCGCACCGCGCTCGCCCATCACGTGCAGGCGAAGCGCCCCATGCGGCACCTGAGCCGCAAAGTCAATGTCATGCGGAATTCTCTCCAGGGCATCCAGAAACTCGGGCATCGAGTTCCAATCCCATTTCAAACCTTCCTGCAGTGCCACACCCGGAATATCTTCCACGCCTTCCATCAGGTCGATAAGGCGGTCGTGGTCGGAGTCATGGACGGGAGCGAAACCTACCCCACAGTTACCCATAACCACCGTCGTCACACCGTGATCCGAAGAAGGATCGAGCCGTGATGACCAGGTGGCCTGGCCATCGTAGTGAGCATGAATGTCCACAAAACCCGGTGCCACGATGGCCCCATCGGCATTAATTTCTTGGGTGCCGGTCCCGGTAATTTTACCGACGTCTGCGATCACACCGTCTTTGACAGCAACGTCGGCGCCACGTTCTTTTGCGCCGGTGCCATCAATTACCAAGCCGTTTCTAATTACTAGGTCATACGTCGCCATAGTGGCCCTTCCGGTTCATAGGCGTGCCCTTAATGGACTTTCACCCTAGCCGATGTGACTTGGGTAACAGCTCCAGTGTTACGGCGGCGGTGTGGCTTCTTGTGTGCACACGGTATAGATAGAGATATGACAGTGCTGGTTGACGAAGCGATTTGGCCTTGGCGTGGACTGCGGTGGGCCCACCTCGTTTCGGACGAGAGCTACGACGAACTCCATCACCTGGCGCATCAAATTGGGATGCCATATCGGGCCTTTCAAGGTGACCATTACGATGTGCACGAGGATTTACGTCTGGCGGCCATTGAAGCTGGTGCGGTGCCCACGCCGTCTCGAGCCCTGCTTAGGGCCCTGAAGTCGGCCGGGCTTCGCCGCCGCGGACCGCTAGATGCTTGGCAATGGCATTGGTGGCGACCACTAGAGCGTGAATTCGACACCGAGCAAATATCAAACTGGCTAAGCAAACCTGAAGAGCCATCTTTTTTCAAAATGCCCTTGCCCCTTGAAGCTCCACAACACCTTGGTGAGCTGGTAGCGCAGTTGCCTAATTCATCAATGCCAGCTGGCATTCTGCTGGGAGTTGGTCAGCGTCGCAGCGAGGTGATTTTTGGTGTTCACAGCGAAGATCGCCTGAATGCTACAAAAGGTGCGCTCCGGCGTTATAACGACGAGGTTTCTCTCCACTATGCCAGTGGAGAACGGGGCACCTTTATTGAACTGTTGCGGGTTTCAGCTCGGGCTATTTAACGGCGGTCGGCGTCGATGCCGACCAAAATGCAATCGAGCATATAAGTGAAATGCTCATCGGCCGAAAGTTCACCCACATACATGGCAACTCGACCCACATCGACATGGTGATGCAGCTCTGGCATCTCGGCCTTCATGTCTTCGGTCAGCTCTTCCACGTTCCAAGCATTGGAAGAATGCGTGTCGAGCAGCCCCATGCGTTCTTCCTGGTCGCATCGCGCCAACACGAAGTTCACTAGTCCAGCAAAGGCACGGGCTGCTTGGCGTTCATCCAGCCCGGCTTCAATCATTACACTGGTGGCATCGTCAATGATTCGCCACGACAGAGTTGGCGGCGCATTTTGATGCATCAAATAACCCGCCACGCCTGGGAATCGGTGAAGTTCGTCTCGCCATTCCAGAGCGTAGCTACGAATCTGTTCCGTCCAAGGTCGACCATCACGCGCAATCTGCAAATGGCGCCCCACCTGATTGACCACTAAATCTAACAGGTCACTTTTATTAGGCACATGGTGATATAGCGCCATTGGGGTCACCCCAATACGATCCGCCAATCGTCGCATGGTTACCGCTGCGAGACCTTCGGCCGATACGAGCTCTAAAGCCGTATTAACTATTTCTTCTCGACTGAGGGCGCTACGCCTTGCCTCGGCCGAGTCATCGTTAAGATCGTTGGTTTCCTGCGTGCTGGTGTTAGCCACACTTCAAACCTACCGGGTTCCACTGCCGGTACAGAAATGCCGCTGCGAAACGTCATACCAGGCCAAGTATGACTAAATTGCACACAAAGCTCTAGAGGGGGATTACCTAACCATGCAACCAGATGAAGCAACCGCCCAGATTCTTGCTGTTGTGAACTCGGCCGAAGTTGATCCGGCGGAGCGCACACCACAGACCTCACGCGAGGCGTACCGTGGTCTATCGCTAATGCTGCCCGAGGGTGCCGATGTTCTGGTGACTAACCGCAGCGTGCCTGGGCCAGCTGGTGAAATTCCTGTGCGAGTTTATACCCCCGAAGGCCAAGGCCCATTCGGCGTGCTTATGTACATTCACGGCGGTGGCTGGGTCATTGGTGATCTAGATACCCACGACCACACCTGTCGTAGTCTTTGCGATGAGGCCGGGGTCATGGTGGTGTCGGTAGATTATCGCTTGGCACCAGAAAACCCCTTCCCGGCGGCGGTCGACGATTGTTGGTCGGTGCTTGAATGGTTGGGCAGCCACGCCGGTGAACTAGGTGGAGACCCAAATCGAATAGCGGTTGGTGGTGACAGCGCAGGCGGAAACCTAAGCGCAGTATTGGCGCTAATGGCCCGCGACGCTGGCGGTCCCAAGATCAAAGCCCAGCTACTGGTTTACCCAGCGGTCGATATGACGGCGCAAAATATCGAGAAGTATCCGTCACTAACCGAGAATGCGGAAGGTTATTTGTTGACCCTCGATTCGATGGTTTGGTTTGGTGAACAGTATTTAACCGATGAACAACAACGTAACGATTGGCGGGTGTCGCCTATGTTGGCCACCAACCACGCCGAGCTACCAAGGGCTTTGGTAATCACCGCCGGATTCGACCCGCTGCGTGATGAGGGCACGGCTTATGCCAAAAAGCTGAGCGATGCTGGCGTTGAAACCGAGCATTTACATTATCCAACCACGATCCACACCATGTTTCAGCTGGGCCCGGTAATTCCCGCTGGGGCCGAAGCTATTAGTGCGGCGGCCGAACTTCTGCGTGAAACGATTGGTTCGTAAGGGCCGGCCAGTCTTTCCCGATAATCCGATCCAACGTGACGGGGCCTTAGGTTAGGCTGGCCAAATGGCTCTCATTGACCGCTCAATTCTTGAAGACGCCGAAGCGTTCTTACCGGAGGTAGTTAAGCTTCGGCGCAAACTTCACCAACATCCCGAGCTGGGCCTAGATTTGCCTTTCACCCAGGCCGCCATTATTGAAGCGCTTGAGGGTCTTCCTGTGACTATCGCCACCGGACGCCAGTTGTCATCAGTGGTGGTCGAGTTAGAAGGCAGTGGCCCTGGGCGTCGAGTTCTGTTGCGCGGCGACATGGACGCTTTGGAAATGCCAGAAGACACTGGCCTACCGTTTTCAAGCCAGGTTCCAAATGCCATGCATGCCTGTGGGCATGACGGCCATGTTTCGATGCTGGTAGGTGCGGTTCACCTCTTAGCGGCTCGTCGTGATGACTGGTCGGGCAGCGTTCGCTTCATGTTCCAGCCTGGCGAAGAAGGCTACGGTGGGGCGCCGCTCATGATTGAGGAAGGTGTTACCAAAGATGTTGATGCCGCTTTTGCGATTCATGTAACGCCGAACCTGCCGAGCGGCTGGGTGGCAACCCGTCCCGGTGCCTTGCTGGCTTCAGAAGATACCATCGCCATCACGGTTCGGGGCCGTGGCGGTCATGCTTCAACACCTCATTTGGCAGCTGATCCAGTCACAACAACGGCCGAAATAGTAATGGCTATTCAAGCCACTGTGACACGCCAAATAGACATTTTTAATCCGGCCGTGGTTACGCTGACCCAGCTCCGAGCCAGTGATGCTCCCAACGTGATTCCCGAGTCAGTCTTTTTGGGCGGTACCATCCGCACGGTTTCGGAACATACTCGAACCAAGGTTAAAGAAGCTGTCACTCGAACGGCGCTCAACGTTGCTGCCGCTCACGGGCTTGAGGCCGAGGTCAACATCAAGAGCGGTTATCCGGTTACGACTACTCATCCGGCTACAGCGGCCTTGGTACTCGAGATTGCACCTAAGGTTCTGCCAGAAGGAGGACGCGCCGTTGAAGCTCCAGCACCGACCATGGGGGCTGAAGACTGGAGCTACGTTCTGCAAGAGGTGCCAGGTGCGATGGCTTTCTTGGGTGTTTGCCCACCTGAGATTCCCGACCCGCGCAATGCTCCGGCGTGTCATTCCAACGTGATGATGATGAACGAAGATGCCATGGCGTCCGGTGTGGCTTTGCACGTAGCTATGGCCTTGCGTTTGTTAGAAGGCCCGGCTTAGAGCATTCGCGGTGCCAAGCTATCGCTCTAAGCTTCTAACGCTGTGAGTCTTTCACCGAACCGATAAGAGGAAAGCCATCTAAAGCCTGAACGGCGCAGGTTAAGGCACGATCGTCTTGTTCGGCCCAGGTCGCTTCTGTGGGGCCGAGCCACAACAGGCCGAGTTCGGAGCGCGCCAAGGTGTGACCCACGTAATCTTCAAAGGCGTCTTGGCAAATGCGTTGTGATTCAGCGTCTCGAGCCGCGTTTCCAGGGTAGGTACTTCCCTTTTCACCGGAAAGAGCCGTGGTCTTGATTACCTCTGCCAGATGAGCATCTTCACAATCAAAAATATGGACCAAGGCCAGTATGATCGGCTCTTCTTCGGCTTCTACAGCCGGGCTGAAACAGTCACCGGTGGCTAGGTCAAAGACCGATGTAACCGAATCTTCGAGTTCGTCAGAATTACCTGCTTTAGAATCTAAGACCTCGGTTCCTTCGGTGGTAAGCGCGGCTTGGTTCTGGCCTGAATCTTCGTCGTTGCGCAGAGCGTCATTTGATGAATTTGTAACGTTGGCCTCTGATTCACCGTTATCGTCGGAATTGCTTAGAAGCCTAGAAACCCCGACGAAGACCACCAGAACACTTACCAAGGTTAAGGCCCCAATGCCCAGCCACTGTTTTACGGGACGAGAGTTGGGTCGGTCTAGGTTGAGACCGCGGCGCGGTCGCCTCGACTTTTCTTCCTCCCGGTCGAGGTCGAGCGGTTCCATTTTCCGGAATACGAATGGTTCTTGAACTCCAGGTTTAGAACCTCTGGGCCCGGCGGCATTACGACGCGTTTCTCGCGCTGGACGTGTCTCGCGTGACTGCGGAGCAGCGTTGGGCCGGTGTTCTCGGCCTGGTTTTGCTTGCGGTGGGTACCAGCGACCGTTGGAGGCTTGCCACCATCCAGGGCCTTGGGATGTGTCGCTCATTTGTTGTGACGTACGTTCATGACCAGCACTGACCTAATAGTTAGACTAAACGACACTAGTGGTTCAATTGCGGAGTTCTCGTAATGCGGTCCAAATCCTAATAGGCGCTCCCAACCGTAGGATTGAACGTTCATAGATTCGTGCCGCGATACGGATCAAGAACCAGGCACCCAACAAAGTGACGAGTACTGAACCCACGATATCTACAGGTGAGGCTGCTCCTTGGGCAATTCTGGCTGGCATCACCATTGGTGCCGTGAAGGGTATGTACGACACAATCCGGGCAGCCAAACTGCTGGGATTGGGACCGACAACTCCAAGCGACACAAAATAGCCAGCTAAGAGTGTGACGGTTAGTGGAGTAACGGCGCTCTGCGCATCTTCTTGGCGGCTAACGAGCGACCCGGCGGCCGCAAACGCTACGGCATAGAAACCGAACCCCAAAATGAACCAGCCTAAGACCGACAACATGGCCGGTAATAGATCCCACGGCACTGAGACCGAAGAAAAGATCATGGCCGCGCCCAAACCTAAAATGGCAGTGGTGGTGAGCTGAGCGAGGCCCAACAAGCCAATGCCAATGACTTTGCCAGCCAGTAATGAGCGAGCCGGAACCGCCGCCAAGACAACCTCCACCACTCTCGAAGATTTTTCTTCGAGCACACCAGAAAGCACCCAGGCCCCGTAGCTGTTGATGGCAATAAAAAGTGCGATTACTCCGATTAGGGCCGCCGCAGATTGCACTGTTTCCTGATCGGACTCATCCTCCCCAACCACATCGAGCGGTTCAGACTGGAGGGCTTCGCCGATTTGGGTTGCCGTCAATCCAGCATCGGTTAAACCCGCCACCAATTGTGCTTGGCTAAAACCAATCTGAACCGTTAAGACCAATGCGTCGGGAGTGGATTCCTTAGTGTAAATACTGGCGGGGTTAACAAGAACCGCGTCGTGGTCTTCCAGCTGATCGGCGACATCGGTTTCCGGGTCAAAGTTGGCCGTGTCGGTTGCCGACAAGTGTGTAATCACTAGGTTGGCTTCTTGGCTGGTGGCAGTTTGGCCTGCCAATTCTTCAAAAGCTTCGGGTGTATTGCCAACCACCAGCAAAGACCAGGTCGGCGGTTCGTCGTCGCCAGAAAAAATGGCGGGCACAATGATTATCGCTAAGACGATTACGATTGTGATTACGGAGGAAACTTGGAAGCTGCGAGAGCCACCTCGTTGACGAATTTCGCGTTCTGCTACTAGCCACACGTTCTTCATCCGCCAACCTCCGAAACGTCGACTTCGCCGTTAACAGCCTCTACAAAAATCTCAGCTAGTGACGGTGGCTCCCAGCTAAACGAACTGACTTCACCAGCTGCTTGGGCATCGGTGAGCAAACGTCCAACCTCCACAGCACTAGACACCAGGGCTGTGGTTTCGTCAGCACGGCGTTTCAATTTCGTAGGGTTCGCAAAGCTCAAGTCCCACTCGGTTTGGGGATCAGTGAACCGTGCGGTGAGGCGCCGAACTTGGCTGGTCGCTCGAAGCTCGGCCAGAGTCCCAGCGAGTGCTTTGGCCCCACGGTGGATAATCACGATGTCATCGCAAAGCGCTTCCACCAAATCGAGTTGATGGCTAGAAAAGATAATGGTGCGTCCCCGTGCAGCTTCG
The genomic region above belongs to Acidimicrobiia bacterium and contains:
- a CDS encoding M20 family metallopeptidase, coding for MALIDRSILEDAEAFLPEVVKLRRKLHQHPELGLDLPFTQAAIIEALEGLPVTIATGRQLSSVVVELEGSGPGRRVLLRGDMDALEMPEDTGLPFSSQVPNAMHACGHDGHVSMLVGAVHLLAARRDDWSGSVRFMFQPGEEGYGGAPLMIEEGVTKDVDAAFAIHVTPNLPSGWVATRPGALLASEDTIAITVRGRGGHASTPHLAADPVTTTAEIVMAIQATVTRQIDIFNPAVVTLTQLRASDAPNVIPESVFLGGTIRTVSEHTRTKVKEAVTRTALNVAAAHGLEAEVNIKSGYPVTTTHPATAALVLEIAPKVLPEGGRAVEAPAPTMGAEDWSYVLQEVPGAMAFLGVCPPEIPDPRNAPACHSNVMMMNEDAMASGVALHVAMALRLLEGPA
- a CDS encoding septum formation family protein produces the protein MSDTSQGPGWWQASNGRWYPPQAKPGREHRPNAAPQSRETRPARETRRNAAGPRGSKPGVQEPFVFRKMEPLDLDREEEKSRRPRRGLNLDRPNSRPVKQWLGIGALTLVSVLVVFVGVSRLLSNSDDNGESEANVTNSSNDALRNDEDSGQNQAALTTEGTEVLDSKAGNSDELEDSVTSVFDLATGDCFSPAVEAEEEPIILALVHIFDCEDAHLAEVIKTTALSGEKGSTYPGNAARDAESQRICQDAFEDYVGHTLARSELGLLWLGPTEATWAEQDDRALTCAVQALDGFPLIGSVKDSQR
- a CDS encoding ABC transporter permease; translated protein: MKNVWLVAEREIRQRGGSRSFQVSSVITIVIVLAIIIVPAIFSGDDEPPTWSLLVVGNTPEAFEELAGQTATSQEANLVITHLSATDTANFDPETDVADQLEDHDAVLVNPASIYTKESTPDALVLTVQIGFSQAQLVAGLTDAGLTATQIGEALQSEPLDVVGEDESDQETVQSAAALIGVIALFIAINSYGAWVLSGVLEEKSSRVVEVVLAAVPARSLLAGKVIGIGLLGLAQLTTTAILGLGAAMIFSSVSVPWDLLPAMLSVLGWFILGFGFYAVAFAAAGSLVSRQEDAQSAVTPLTVTLLAGYFVSLGVVGPNPSSLAARIVSYIPFTAPMVMPARIAQGAASPVDIVGSVLVTLLGAWFLIRIAARIYERSILRLGAPIRIWTALRELRN